One Candidatus Korarchaeota archaeon NZ13-K genomic region harbors:
- a CDS encoding ABC transporter ATP-binding protein, whose translation MLELDRVSKRFPSDGEELEVIREVSFSLREGELVSIVGPSGCGKSTILRMIAGIERPSSGRITFYGREIDSPDPRISMIFQSFALVPWLKVLEQVELPLRARGVRNSREIARKWLSLVGLSEFEEFLPKELSGGMRQRVGIARALAVEPSLLLMDEPFSSLDELTAETLRHEILELWKSSPSLKSIILVTHNIEEAVLMSDRVVVLSRRPSVVLRVVNIDLPRPRNRRDEGIYEKVDEIYSLLS comes from the coding sequence ATGCTGGAGCTGGATAGGGTCTCAAAGCGCTTCCCCTCGGATGGAGAGGAGCTGGAGGTTATAAGGGAGGTGAGCTTCTCGCTGAGGGAGGGGGAGTTAGTCTCTATCGTGGGACCGAGTGGCTGCGGGAAATCGACCATCCTGAGGATGATAGCGGGCATTGAGAGGCCCAGCTCCGGGAGGATAACCTTCTATGGGAGGGAGATAGATTCCCCTGATCCAAGGATATCCATGATCTTCCAGAGCTTCGCCTTAGTGCCTTGGCTCAAGGTGTTGGAGCAGGTGGAGCTCCCATTGAGAGCCAGGGGAGTGAGGAACTCGAGGGAGATAGCTAGGAAGTGGCTAAGCCTCGTCGGACTCTCGGAGTTCGAGGAGTTCCTCCCAAAGGAGCTATCCGGTGGGATGAGACAGAGAGTCGGGATAGCCAGGGCCCTGGCCGTTGAACCGAGCCTCCTCCTGATGGACGAGCCCTTCTCCTCCCTTGACGAGCTCACGGCCGAGACCCTGAGGCACGAGATACTGGAGCTCTGGAAGAGCTCCCCGAGCCTGAAGTCCATAATTCTCGTGACGCACAACATAGAGGAGGCCGTTTTAATGTCCGATAGGGTTGTCGTCCTATCCAGAAGACCCTCCGTGGTTCTGAGGGTCGTGAACATAGACCTACCGAGGCCCAGGAACAGGAGGGATGAGGGCATCTACGAGAAGGTTGATGAGATATACAGTCTCCTCTCCTGA
- a CDS encoding ABC transporter permease subunit has protein sequence MILAYILSLIFSLSVGIIAGKNEKAEHLVIPVLDVLQSVPILGFFPVVIIFFMNLFGSRIGAEISSIFLIFTSQVWNMTFGVYEAVKMIPRDLEEMTRIYGIRGTLYIRRILIPATMEKLIYNSAMSWAGGWFFLYASEVISVGSAEISLPGLGSLLALSLMETPPRIDLAVISVLVTMFLVSFTYLFIWRPLVEWSENFKYEYSAGERRRVRPLELHWVRIPHFIHRAFFRTIRRISRLRLRDHLMKLGNLVERRARILGKISALLLMAFTVYAVVRTALSVTPESLSSEYVSEPGLILIASLNSMRRVLTVLLISLTWTLPVSLLLGRGKHWNELMLVLEIAASFPVPVLWPFLVRYIVLPMGGIGFEIAAIMLALFGAQFYVMFNSLAGLRSIPSDLEEMRRIFLVRGFLYLRKIVLPGMFPSIVTGLITAWGGAWNALIVAEYIKVGDEVFPRDESQYGLGTLLSIAAWERGSVSSVIFVTAVLTAIIIVINRTLWRFLYDYSTKFRVE, from the coding sequence ATGATCCTCGCGTACATCTTATCCCTCATATTCTCCCTCTCCGTGGGGATCATCGCTGGGAAAAATGAGAAGGCTGAGCACCTGGTGATACCGGTCTTGGACGTGCTGCAGAGCGTGCCAATACTGGGCTTCTTCCCAGTCGTCATAATCTTCTTCATGAACCTCTTCGGCTCGCGCATAGGGGCGGAGATCTCCTCTATCTTCCTCATATTCACCTCTCAAGTGTGGAACATGACCTTCGGCGTTTACGAAGCCGTGAAGATGATACCAAGGGATCTGGAGGAGATGACGCGCATCTACGGCATCAGGGGGACTCTTTACATCAGAAGGATACTTATACCGGCCACCATGGAGAAGCTGATCTACAACTCGGCCATGTCCTGGGCTGGAGGCTGGTTCTTCCTCTACGCGTCCGAGGTGATATCGGTGGGCAGCGCCGAGATATCGCTCCCGGGCCTGGGGAGCCTTCTCGCCCTGTCACTGATGGAAACCCCTCCAAGGATTGATCTCGCAGTCATATCCGTGCTGGTGACGATGTTCCTCGTCTCCTTCACGTACCTCTTCATATGGAGGCCCCTCGTCGAGTGGAGCGAGAACTTCAAGTACGAGTACTCGGCCGGGGAGAGGAGGAGGGTGAGGCCCCTCGAGCTGCACTGGGTGAGGATCCCCCACTTCATCCACAGGGCTTTCTTCCGCACCATCAGGCGCATCTCAAGGCTTCGGTTGAGGGATCATCTGATGAAATTAGGAAATCTCGTTGAGAGAAGGGCCAGAATTCTGGGAAAGATCTCCGCTCTCCTCCTGATGGCATTCACAGTTTACGCGGTGGTGAGGACGGCGCTCTCGGTGACACCGGAGTCGCTCTCATCCGAGTACGTTAGCGAGCCGGGTCTCATCCTGATTGCATCCCTGAACTCGATGAGGAGGGTCCTTACGGTGCTCCTGATCTCCCTCACATGGACCCTTCCAGTCTCCCTCCTGTTAGGCAGGGGGAAGCATTGGAACGAGCTCATGTTGGTTCTCGAGATAGCGGCATCCTTCCCCGTTCCCGTTCTCTGGCCCTTCCTGGTGAGGTACATAGTGCTTCCCATGGGTGGGATCGGTTTTGAGATTGCCGCTATCATGCTAGCCCTCTTCGGGGCTCAGTTCTACGTAATGTTCAACTCCCTCGCCGGTTTGAGGTCGATACCGTCAGATCTAGAGGAGATGAGGAGGATCTTCCTAGTGAGGGGATTCCTCTACCTCAGGAAGATCGTGCTCCCGGGCATGTTCCCCTCGATCGTGACGGGTCTGATAACGGCTTGGGGCGGCGCTTGGAATGCCCTCATAGTCGCAGAATATATAAAGGTGGGGGATGAGGTCTTCCCGAGAGATGAATCTCAGTACGGCCTGGGGACCCTCCTCAGCATCGCTGCGTGGGAGAGGGGAAGCGTATCGTCAGTCATATTCGTAACGGCCGTCCTGACCGCGATCATAATAGTCATTAACAGGACCCTCTGGAGGTTCCTGTACGATTACTCGACCAAATTCAGGGTGGAATGA
- a CDS encoding ABC transporter yields the protein MRGAIFLVRRELSKTRRYKFFIAMRFTWFAVQVTVFGVMMSRIVLIPRFYEFYLVGVYSSILFTLSVYMSYEILEEAEDGLFEYFLSLPMGRWEFVMGRSVGCAVSSLTYTLPMLLLVLLLLKNLNSFSMMLSLFSSLLFAIGISGIVITFVSFVKSSDVSDIIFGAVDAILVRLSTAMYPLSIMPPYYRLPSMLNPITQLAEFLRYLMCPEVFSYTQFESPGSAMAFLLGFSISAFMVGILLFERKVEGGGWR from the coding sequence ATGAGGGGTGCGATCTTCCTGGTGAGGAGGGAGCTCTCCAAGACTAGGAGGTACAAGTTCTTCATAGCGATGAGGTTCACCTGGTTCGCCGTTCAGGTGACTGTATTCGGTGTCATGATGTCGAGGATAGTCCTGATACCCAGGTTCTACGAGTTCTACCTGGTTGGGGTCTACAGCTCGATACTCTTCACCCTTTCCGTCTACATGAGCTACGAGATACTGGAAGAGGCTGAGGACGGTCTCTTCGAGTACTTCTTATCCCTGCCCATGGGAAGGTGGGAATTCGTGATGGGCAGATCCGTTGGGTGTGCCGTTTCCTCCCTCACATACACGCTTCCAATGCTCCTTCTGGTTCTCCTCCTGCTCAAAAACCTGAACTCCTTTTCCATGATGCTCTCCCTCTTCTCATCGCTCCTCTTCGCGATCGGGATATCCGGCATAGTTATAACATTCGTTTCCTTCGTGAAGTCGAGCGATGTTTCCGATATAATTTTCGGGGCCGTGGACGCGATCCTGGTCAGGCTCAGCACCGCTATGTACCCTCTCTCAATCATGCCCCCCTATTACAGGCTCCCATCCATGTTGAACCCCATAACCCAGCTTGCCGAGTTCCTCAGATATTTGATGTGCCCGGAGGTCTTCTCATACACCCAATTCGAGTCTCCTGGCTCAGCTATGGCTTTCCTCTTAGGGTTTTCGATATCGGCATTCATGGTGGGCATTCTCCTTTTCGAGAGGAAGGTGGAAGGAGGGGGGTGGAGGTGA
- a CDS encoding ATP-binding cassette domain-containing protein: protein MAFVEVLNITKYYGRNPAVKGLSLSIDEGEIFGLLGPNGAGKTTTILMLATVIKPTAGTARIGGYDVVREPDKVRGLLGIAFQEPKATWVDKPIEIVEWHGRICGLRGQELKERVKEVMERLEIWDQRNKFFYQLSGGNRKRVEVAKIFVQRPKFAIFDEPTAQVDVLGKHVIWDMIRELRDSGSTVMLATNDTNEADIVSDKIGIMYEGRLVSSGTPSELKDSIPGGDILEIQLDVPPREEMVNQLSEIDGVSRVMSDQGGIRMHLNRGEELIPVILDRISKFRAKVRYMKMKEPSLDDVFLYFTRERI from the coding sequence ATGGCATTCGTCGAGGTTCTGAACATAACCAAGTACTACGGGAGGAATCCAGCCGTCAAGGGGTTGAGCCTGAGCATAGATGAAGGGGAGATATTCGGTCTGCTTGGCCCGAATGGAGCCGGGAAGACGACTACGATACTGATGCTGGCGACAGTCATAAAGCCGACCGCCGGGACGGCCAGAATCGGGGGGTATGATGTGGTGAGGGAGCCGGATAAGGTGAGGGGCCTGCTCGGCATAGCTTTCCAGGAGCCCAAGGCCACTTGGGTGGACAAGCCCATAGAGATAGTGGAGTGGCACGGAAGGATATGCGGCCTCAGGGGGCAGGAGCTGAAGGAGAGGGTCAAGGAAGTCATGGAGAGGCTCGAGATATGGGATCAAAGGAACAAGTTCTTCTATCAACTCAGTGGGGGGAACAGGAAGAGGGTTGAAGTGGCCAAGATATTCGTCCAGAGACCTAAATTCGCCATATTCGATGAACCAACGGCCCAGGTCGACGTGCTGGGGAAGCACGTGATATGGGACATGATTAGGGAGCTGAGGGACTCCGGTTCGACCGTGATGCTAGCAACCAATGACACGAACGAGGCCGACATTGTATCGGATAAGATCGGAATAATGTATGAGGGGAGATTGGTGTCCTCCGGCACGCCCTCGGAGCTCAAGGACAGCATACCTGGTGGAGATATACTCGAGATACAGCTCGACGTTCCCCCTAGGGAGGAGATGGTGAACCAGCTGAGCGAGATAGATGGAGTGTCCAGGGTGATGTCGGATCAAGGCGGGATCAGGATGCATCTGAACAGGGGAGAGGAGCTCATCCCAGTCATCTTAGACAGGATATCGAAGTTCAGGGCGAAGGTGAGGTACATGAAGATGAAGGAGCCCAGTTTGGATGACGTTTTCCTCTACTTCACGAGGGAGAGGATATGA
- a CDS encoding MFS transporter, translating into MPGRRSVLISCTLASFLTPFSSSSITVLLPQLSSHFGVSLAASNWSAGAYLIPLAAFIVPLGRIADWKGRSTIFMIGLISFSASSLLAALSPDFTSFLIFRFLQGISSSMISATAVAVLSEAFPREERGRAVGVNTASVYVGLSLGPLMGGLIADLLSWTWVLILSSLASLLALLPSRNLPKSRELSSPPSPALISLHAISMILLAYGISSPGGSGIAISSIGAALLAAWLSREMLGDGILGPQLLRNGAYMASSTAALLNYSATYAISIVLSLHLQRVLGLPASVAGIILTAQPIVQAFLSPLAGYLADRISPHRVASLGMILVALGVVSLLPLTPSRQPASLLPSLLLLGVGFALFASPNTVAALNASPIPLYGSATAFLGSMRFLGQSLSTSILMILMAGMELSRAMNAALMIYVVISAAGAVLSAVARYKR; encoded by the coding sequence ATGCCGGGCAGAAGGAGCGTCCTCATCTCCTGCACCCTAGCGTCCTTCCTGACGCCCTTCTCATCCTCCTCCATCACGGTCCTCCTCCCACAGCTATCCTCCCACTTCGGGGTCAGCCTCGCCGCATCCAACTGGTCGGCCGGGGCCTACCTCATACCCCTTGCCGCATTCATAGTGCCACTCGGGAGGATAGCTGACTGGAAGGGTAGGAGCACCATCTTCATGATCGGATTGATCTCCTTCTCAGCTTCCTCCCTACTGGCCGCGCTCTCACCTGATTTCACATCCTTCCTCATCTTCAGGTTCCTCCAGGGAATCAGCTCCTCCATGATCTCGGCCACAGCAGTAGCTGTCCTCTCCGAGGCCTTCCCAAGGGAGGAGAGGGGAAGGGCTGTTGGGGTGAACACCGCCTCTGTCTACGTTGGGCTGAGCCTCGGTCCCCTCATGGGGGGCCTGATAGCGGACCTCCTCTCCTGGACTTGGGTCCTCATCCTGAGCTCCCTCGCATCCCTTTTAGCCCTGCTTCCATCCAGAAATCTCCCGAAGTCCAGGGAATTAAGCTCCCCTCCCAGTCCCGCGCTGATCTCTCTCCACGCCATCTCGATGATCCTCCTGGCGTATGGCATCTCCTCCCCGGGTGGGTCCGGTATAGCTATCTCATCCATCGGGGCCGCGCTGCTGGCCGCATGGCTCTCCAGGGAGATGCTCGGGGATGGGATCTTGGGTCCTCAGCTCCTCAGGAACGGGGCTTACATGGCATCCTCCACAGCCGCTCTGCTAAACTACAGCGCCACATACGCGATCTCGATAGTGCTCAGCCTGCACCTCCAGAGGGTGCTTGGCCTACCCGCTAGCGTGGCGGGGATCATTCTGACGGCGCAGCCCATAGTTCAGGCTTTCCTATCACCCCTGGCCGGTTACCTCGCTGACAGGATTTCCCCCCACAGGGTGGCCTCGCTCGGGATGATCCTGGTGGCCCTTGGAGTTGTCAGCCTCCTGCCCCTGACGCCATCCAGGCAGCCAGCGTCACTGCTCCCCTCGCTCCTCTTACTGGGCGTGGGCTTCGCCCTCTTCGCCTCCCCGAACACGGTAGCCGCTTTGAACGCCTCCCCCATCCCTCTCTACGGTTCAGCCACCGCCTTCCTCGGATCCATGAGGTTCCTGGGCCAGTCCCTGAGCACCTCGATCCTGATGATCCTCATGGCCGGGATGGAGCTCTCAAGGGCGATGAACGCGGCCCTGATGATCTACGTGGTGATAAGCGCAGCAGGGGCGGTCTTGTCAGCCGTAGCCAGGTACAAAAGGTGA
- a CDS encoding rubrerythrin family protein yields the protein MLSKNPIELPVGRKLSREELAQALRLSIIAELDAINLYLQLASCTEDQAAKKVFEDIAKEEKTHVGEFLAMLKSLDQEQVEELASGAEEVARLTGISGQDPPGQREEWSDLRAEVRRYADGIRVLRKHLPVTRVGRGVDAVPVEDLSSEDLKPRRRYVIQLRELSQVFAISQASLDSAKVSGALDASPALAAAARLSMEEEREFIRAMKERAGRLGRISSWDEPGSAVSEVAGALSGMIGDGFPQPYVLLVSPSRYAKLVAVHERTGVMELHRLKALVGDVVAVPALEEDEALLISSNPQVLDLVIGADTELDYIGPEDGMHLFRLWETLALRVRNPGGIALLKQ from the coding sequence ATGCTCAGCAAGAACCCCATTGAGCTCCCCGTTGGGAGGAAGCTAAGCAGGGAGGAGCTGGCCCAGGCGCTCCGCCTGAGCATAATAGCCGAGCTCGACGCGATAAACCTCTACCTGCAGCTGGCCAGTTGCACGGAGGATCAGGCAGCGAAGAAGGTATTCGAGGACATAGCCAAGGAGGAGAAGACGCACGTAGGGGAATTCCTGGCTATGCTGAAGTCCTTGGATCAGGAGCAGGTTGAGGAACTCGCATCGGGTGCTGAGGAAGTCGCTAGGCTCACGGGAATATCTGGGCAGGATCCTCCCGGCCAGCGGGAGGAGTGGTCGGACCTGAGGGCCGAGGTGAGGAGGTATGCGGATGGCATCAGGGTTCTGAGGAAGCACCTCCCGGTGACCCGCGTCGGAAGGGGAGTTGATGCCGTGCCCGTGGAGGATCTCTCCTCCGAGGACCTCAAGCCCAGGAGGAGGTACGTTATCCAGCTGAGGGAGCTGAGCCAGGTGTTCGCGATAAGCCAGGCCTCTCTGGACAGCGCCAAGGTCTCCGGCGCCCTCGACGCCTCCCCCGCCCTCGCGGCTGCCGCGAGGCTCTCGATGGAGGAGGAAAGGGAGTTCATCAGGGCGATGAAGGAGAGGGCAGGGAGGTTGGGGAGGATCTCGTCATGGGACGAGCCGGGATCGGCCGTTTCCGAGGTGGCCGGCGCCCTGAGCGGGATGATTGGGGATGGGTTCCCCCAGCCATACGTGCTCCTGGTCAGCCCCTCGAGGTACGCCAAGCTCGTTGCGGTGCACGAGCGCACTGGGGTGATGGAGCTGCATAGGCTTAAGGCCCTGGTGGGCGATGTGGTGGCCGTTCCGGCGCTGGAGGAGGACGAGGCGCTGCTCATCTCATCGAACCCCCAGGTCCTAGATCTAGTCATAGGGGCCGACACGGAGCTGGACTACATAGGCCCCGAGGACGGCATGCACCTCTTCAGGCTCTGGGAGACGCTGGCCCTCAGGGTGAGGAACCCCGGGGGGATAGCTCTCCTCAAGCAGTGA
- a CDS encoding ABC transporter permease: MEVSQVLEVALRDLKRMWKYRWWLAGLVAMNLSDLFIMAAVFNGIVNRALIPDYIRFVAPGITAIAIFASSFSIGREVMMEIRRDVHHYLLSLPMRRRELLLGRAVGGTIRGLVYAIPFLILLVAMEGFPDVETFAVAVLSLVLLAFSMSSLGIALSSISKQMDVQATVRSLLYFVLFFFSTVFYPRRALDQFLAVRVISHYNPVSIVADLLRASFGEGTMPTTDQLISLPLLSAVISAIGMLLYMRAMMR, translated from the coding sequence GTGGAGGTGAGTCAGGTACTCGAGGTGGCGCTGAGGGACCTCAAAAGGATGTGGAAGTACAGATGGTGGCTCGCCGGCCTGGTGGCTATGAACCTCAGCGATCTTTTCATAATGGCAGCGGTTTTCAATGGTATCGTGAACAGGGCGCTCATACCGGACTACATAAGGTTCGTCGCCCCCGGGATAACTGCGATAGCTATATTCGCCTCCTCATTCTCCATAGGGAGGGAGGTGATGATGGAGATAAGGAGGGACGTCCATCACTACCTCCTCTCCCTTCCCATGAGGAGGCGCGAGCTACTGCTCGGGAGGGCCGTGGGAGGGACGATAAGGGGGCTTGTCTATGCGATTCCATTCCTCATTCTCCTCGTAGCTATGGAGGGGTTTCCTGATGTTGAGACATTCGCGGTTGCGGTTCTATCGCTGGTCCTACTCGCCTTCTCGATGTCAAGCCTTGGAATAGCGCTCTCATCGATATCCAAGCAGATGGATGTCCAGGCTACGGTGAGGAGCCTCCTCTACTTCGTGCTCTTCTTCTTCAGCACGGTTTTCTATCCAAGGAGGGCATTAGATCAGTTCTTAGCGGTGAGGGTGATCTCCCACTACAATCCGGTCTCCATAGTCGCGGACCTGCTCAGGGCCTCCTTCGGGGAGGGGACAATGCCGACGACGGATCAGCTCATCTCCCTTCCCCTCCTCTCCGCCGTGATCAGCGCGATCGGCATGCTCCTATACATGAGGGCGATGATGAGATAG